Proteins encoded together in one Streptomyces sp. NA04227 window:
- the mgrA gene encoding L-glyceraldehyde 3-phosphate reductase: MSTAYTAHADRYTDMPYRRAGRSGLKLPALSLGLWHNFGPDRPIATQQAILRRAFDLGVTHFDLANNYGPPPGAAESVLGELLKADFGPYRDELVISTKAGYLMWPGPYGEWGSRKSVLSSLDQSLKRMGLDYVDIFYSHRPDPETPLEETMGALDSAVRQGKALYVGISNYSAEQSREAARILGDLGTPLLIHQPRYSMLDRRPEHEGLLDTLDALQVGSIAYSPLEQGLLTGRYLDGIPEDSRAASDSPFLNSDTVTEELVARLRTLNEIAGSRGQSLAQMALAWVLRGGRVTSALVGASSPEQLENSVAAVGHLDFAADELAGIDAVLKG; encoded by the coding sequence TTGTCCACCGCGTACACCGCACACGCCGACCGCTATACGGACATGCCCTACCGGCGCGCCGGACGCAGCGGGCTCAAGCTCCCCGCGCTGTCCCTGGGCCTGTGGCACAACTTCGGTCCCGACCGGCCGATCGCGACCCAACAGGCCATCCTGCGCCGGGCGTTCGACCTGGGCGTCACGCACTTCGACCTCGCCAACAACTACGGTCCGCCGCCCGGCGCCGCCGAGTCGGTCCTTGGCGAACTCCTCAAGGCGGACTTCGGGCCGTACCGCGACGAGTTGGTGATCTCGACCAAGGCCGGATACCTCATGTGGCCCGGCCCGTACGGCGAATGGGGTTCGCGCAAGTCCGTGCTGTCCTCGCTCGACCAGAGCCTGAAGCGGATGGGTCTGGACTACGTCGACATCTTCTACTCGCACCGTCCCGATCCGGAGACTCCGCTGGAGGAGACGATGGGTGCGCTGGACTCGGCGGTGCGGCAGGGCAAGGCGCTGTACGTCGGCATCTCCAACTACTCGGCGGAGCAGTCCCGGGAGGCCGCGCGCATCCTCGGTGACCTCGGCACCCCGCTGCTGATCCACCAGCCGCGCTACTCGATGCTCGACCGTCGGCCCGAGCACGAGGGACTGCTCGACACCCTGGACGCACTCCAGGTCGGCTCGATCGCCTACTCCCCGCTGGAGCAGGGGCTGTTGACCGGCCGCTATCTCGACGGCATCCCCGAGGACTCCCGCGCGGCGAGCGACAGCCCGTTCCTGAACTCGGACACCGTGACCGAGGAACTGGTGGCCCGGCTGCGCACGCTGAACGAGATCGCCGGTTCACGGGGGCAGTCGCTGGCACAGATGGCCCTGGCCTGGGTGCTGCGCGGGGGCCGGGTGACCTCCGCGCTGGTCGGCGCGAGCAGCCCGGAGCAGCTGGAGAACAGTGTCGCGGCCGTGGGCCACCTGGACTTCGCTGCCGACGAGCTGGCCGGGATCGATGCCGTGCTCAAGGGATGA
- a CDS encoding LysR family transcriptional regulator, whose product MIDVQRLRVLRAVAEHGSFNRAATALRLTPSAVSQHMAALERSLGAQVVARSTRGVTLTEAGRIMVGAAESVAAELAHARRQVDQLGTGRVQLTVATFTSGGRLLLPGALTRLTAAHPHTVLHVREGEPEDTLPLVRQGAVDLALAYHFDGPLPVGPGSGTGSGSGTGLEWTPLLEDPLHVVLPEGHRLARGKVLDLAQLAAEPWVLGCLKTEAYLRRYAEHAGFAPDVRGTTTDYFFARSLVAAGMGISLIPSIALTPEIPGLRAVPLAPPGPVRHIGIAVLGRGDRPHVTTLVQALSEEARQRH is encoded by the coding sequence TTGATCGATGTGCAGCGACTCCGTGTGCTCCGGGCGGTGGCGGAGCACGGCAGCTTCAACCGGGCGGCCACCGCCCTGCGTCTGACGCCCTCGGCCGTCTCCCAGCACATGGCCGCCCTTGAACGAAGCCTCGGCGCGCAGGTCGTGGCCCGCAGTACCCGGGGCGTCACCCTCACCGAGGCCGGGCGGATCATGGTCGGCGCCGCCGAATCGGTCGCCGCTGAACTCGCCCACGCCAGACGGCAGGTGGACCAACTCGGCACCGGCCGCGTACAGCTCACCGTCGCCACCTTCACCAGCGGCGGCCGCCTCCTGCTGCCCGGCGCCCTCACCCGGCTCACGGCAGCCCATCCGCACACCGTGCTCCACGTCCGCGAGGGCGAGCCCGAGGACACCCTGCCGCTCGTCCGCCAGGGCGCCGTAGACCTCGCGCTCGCCTACCACTTCGACGGCCCCCTGCCGGTCGGGCCGGGCTCCGGTACGGGCTCCGGCTCCGGTACCGGCTTGGAGTGGACCCCGCTTCTGGAGGACCCGCTCCATGTCGTGCTGCCGGAAGGCCATCGGCTCGCGCGCGGCAAAGTGCTCGACCTCGCCCAACTGGCCGCCGAACCCTGGGTACTCGGCTGCCTCAAGACCGAGGCGTACCTGCGCCGTTATGCCGAGCACGCGGGCTTCGCGCCGGACGTACGCGGCACCACCACCGACTACTTCTTCGCCCGCTCGCTCGTCGCCGCGGGCATGGGAATCTCCCTGATCCCCTCCATCGCGCTCACCCCGGAGATCCCCGGCCTGCGCGCCGTCCCCCTCGCACCGCCAGGCCCGGTACGGCACATCGGCATCGCCGTGCTCGGCCGCGGCGACCGGCCGCACGTGACGACGCTCGTCCAGGCTCTGAGCGAGGAGGCGCGACAGCGGCATTGA
- the mgt gene encoding macrolide-inactivating glycosyltransferase — MRLDETLRLAYGERMTASPAKPAHIAMFSIAAHGHVNPSLEVIRELVARGHRVTYAIPPSFADKVAETGAEPVLWNSTLPTDDDPDAWGTELIDNIEPFLSDALQALPQIEAAYGDDRPDLVLYDITAYPARVLAHRWGVPIVQLSPNLVAWDGYEEEVGRPTFDPLKETERGRAFYSTFQQWIDDNGMSIDVERFMGRPDRCLALIPKALQPNADRVDESVYTFVGSCQGPRAEEEWQRPAGVEKVLLVSLGSSFTKQPGFYRTCIEAFGSLPGWHVVLQIGKFVDPDELGEIPDSVEVHSWVPQLAVLREADAFITHAGAGGSQEGLATATPMVAVPQAVDQFGNADMLQALGVARHLPMEEVTVESLREAVLTMESDPEVARRLVEIGAQTAAEGGTPRAADLIEAELAASRAEGEPEAPVS; from the coding sequence ATGCGGTTGGACGAGACGTTGCGTCTCGCTTATGGTGAGCGCATGACCGCCTCACCTGCCAAGCCTGCCCACATCGCCATGTTCTCCATCGCCGCGCACGGGCACGTGAACCCGAGCCTGGAGGTGATCCGGGAACTGGTGGCCCGCGGCCACCGCGTCACCTACGCGATCCCGCCGTCCTTCGCGGACAAGGTCGCCGAGACCGGCGCCGAGCCCGTCCTGTGGAACTCGACCTTGCCGACCGACGACGACCCCGACGCCTGGGGCACCGAACTGATCGACAACATCGAGCCGTTCCTGTCCGACGCCCTCCAGGCGCTGCCGCAGATCGAGGCCGCGTACGGCGACGACCGGCCCGATCTCGTCCTCTACGACATCACCGCCTACCCGGCACGCGTCCTCGCCCACCGCTGGGGCGTCCCGATCGTGCAGCTCTCGCCGAACCTCGTCGCCTGGGACGGGTACGAGGAGGAGGTCGGCAGGCCCACCTTCGACCCGCTGAAGGAGACCGAGCGCGGCCGCGCCTTCTACTCCACCTTCCAGCAGTGGATCGACGACAACGGCATGAGCATCGACGTCGAGCGCTTCATGGGCCGCCCCGACCGCTGCCTCGCCCTGATTCCCAAGGCCCTCCAGCCCAACGCCGACCGGGTGGACGAGTCCGTCTACACCTTCGTCGGCTCCTGCCAGGGGCCGCGAGCCGAGGAGGAGTGGCAGCGCCCGGCCGGGGTCGAGAAGGTGCTGCTCGTCTCGCTCGGGTCCAGCTTCACCAAGCAGCCCGGCTTCTACCGCACCTGCATCGAGGCCTTCGGCTCACTGCCCGGCTGGCATGTGGTGCTCCAGATCGGCAAGTTCGTCGACCCGGACGAACTCGGCGAGATCCCCGACAGCGTCGAGGTCCACTCCTGGGTGCCTCAGCTCGCCGTACTGCGTGAGGCGGACGCCTTCATCACGCACGCGGGCGCGGGCGGCAGCCAGGAAGGACTCGCCACGGCGACGCCGATGGTCGCCGTCCCGCAGGCCGTCGACCAGTTCGGCAACGCCGACATGCTCCAGGCGCTCGGCGTCGCCCGGCACCTGCCGATGGAGGAGGTGACCGTCGAGTCCCTGCGCGAGGCGGTGCTCACCATGGAGAGCGACCCGGAGGTCGCCCGACGCCTCGTGGAGATCGGTGCGCAGACGGCGGCCGAGGGCGGCACGCCGCGCGCGGCGGATCTCATCGAGGCGGAGCTGGCGGCCTCGCGGGCGGAGGGTGAGCCGGAGGCTCCCGTCAGCTGA